One window from the genome of Pelobates fuscus isolate aPelFus1 chromosome 13, aPelFus1.pri, whole genome shotgun sequence encodes:
- the ENTREP3 gene encoding protein ENTREP3, which translates to MNTISDTLLLDHLLSSLGVMPSPTDSSFSLTGRTSRSMSQVRLHRSWSHVLLVLGFVQVTLGVLISTFSLVAASITPSMKLKHSCPSWAGFSLAVSGLIGCISWKRPFTMVITPFTLVTALCVMLSLAGSILSCQNAQLVKSFDACKKEKNWCVCCHLLSEYQIQSSCNEDLEKLTMYPNADCGSIRTALKDLLFSVCGLTILSTIICTLSAVICCIQLFSLDVIHVLAPQRSTSMNLDCLSPQDTILQSMIECEEFVPPVPPPPYYPPEYTCSSETDAQSITYNGSMDSPIPLYPTDFPPSYESVMGIREDSQATLFDPQVNEVSCPSLSERIDSTGNSCNEDSSPSEDSVLLEVQGSMRSVDYVLYRSIQRSRADYCLSVDCDQCLHHQQSPTLGLQGPFEEITTPRAKGGRSFSCSTPNANGNTLPPVGNVIARSCNRLETVGRTSGPCFPELRLKGKVQGTVRWSRGSGCSLHHNSPCQIPDCAHRRYSENTRPAALCTNITPRLVIRSHSDPGISFSYNTDLQEADYAKTMEDDISVSSIDAGLCSEACLYQHGFHQSPRLLRTSSAGKSRFQATRRAMQRLSKSGALSLGDLKGGRSTRVLVARFLHRSRQSFKEGMEQTNQYHKPVLKSPLPFEHERPQEQMSLQSCGDLSTTSSLRRLLSTSRRRPRRPQSLNDTFKESAV; encoded by the exons ATGAATACTATCTCTGACACCCTGCTTTTGGACCATCTACTCTCCTCTTTAGGCGTCATGCCTTCACCTACAGATTCCAGTTTTTCTCTGACTGGCCGCACCTCACGGAGCATGTCCCAAGTCCGGCTACACAGAAGCTGGTCACATGTCCTGCTGGTTTTGGGCTTTGTACAGGTAACGCTTGGAGTCCTGATCAGTACTTTCAGTTTGGTGGCTGCATCCATCACACCATCTATGAAACTCAAGCACTCATGCCCATCCTGGGCTGGTTTTTCG TTGGCAGTGTCAGGGCTGATCGGATGCATCTCATGGAAGAGGCCATTCACAATGGTG ATCACACCATTCACACTGGTGACAGCTTTGTGTGTCATGCTTAGCCTTGCGGGCTCCATATTGTCGTGTCAGAACGCGCAGCTGGTGAAATCATTTGACGCATGCAAGAAG GAGAAAAACTGGTGTGTTTGCTGCCACCTGCTGTCAGAATATCAAATCCAATCTTCTTGTAATGAAGATCTAGAAAAACTGACCATGTACCCAAATGCCGACTGTGGCAGTATCCGCACCGCATTGAAG GACCTCTTATTCAGTGTTTGTGGCCTCACCATCCTTTCAACCATCATCTGCACATTGTCAGCTGTCATCTGCTGCATTCAGCTCTTCTCATTGGATGTGATCCATGTA TTGGCACCACAGAGATCCACGTCTATGAACCTGGATTGTCTCTCACCCCAGGACACCATACTACAAAGTATGATTGAGTGCGAGGAGTTTGTACCTCCTGTCCCACCACCACCATACTATCCACCCGAGTACACCTGCAGCTCAGAAACTGACGCTCAGAG TATTACATACAATGGGTCTATGGATAGTCCAATTCCTTTGTACCCCACAGACTTCCCACCTTCCTACGAGAGTGTCATGGGTATCCGGGAGGACAGTCAG GCCACATTGTTTGATCCTCAGGTGAATGAGGTCTCCTGTCCTAGTTTGTCTGAGAGAATCGACTCTACGGGTAACAGCTGCAATG AGGACAGCAGTCCATCAGAAGACTCGGTTTTGCTGGAGGTACAGGGATCCATGCGTTCCGTGGATTATGTTCTGTATCGTTCCATTCAGCGCAGTCGTGCAGATTACTGTTTGAGTGTGGACTGTGACCAATGCTTACATCACCAGCAGAGCCCCACACTTGGCCTTCAGGGACCATTTGAGGAGATCACCACGCCTCGTGCGAAAGGAGGGCGTTCATTTTCTTGTTCCACACCCAACGCTAATGGTAACACTTTGCCCCCAGTGGGAAATGTTATCGCTCGTAGCTGTAACAGGCTGGAGACAGTTGGACGCACATCTGGTCCCTGTTTTCCTGAACTGAGACTAAAGGGGAAAGTCCAAGGGACAGTACGGTGGAGCAGAGGATCTGGGTGTTCCCTCCATCACAACTCACCGTGCCAAATCCCTGACTGTGCTCATCGCAGGTACAGCGAAAATACCCGACCAGCAGCACTGTGCACGAACATAACTCCACGGCTTGTGATTCGCTCCCACAGTGACCCTGGAATCAGCTTTTCTTATAATACAG ATCTACAAGAAGCGGATTATGCCAAGACAATGGAAGATGACATTTCTGTGTCCTCCATCGATGCAG GTCTCTGTTCTGAAGCTTGCTTGTACCAACATGGTTTCCACCAGTCCCCTCGGTTACTACGCACAAGCTCAGCTGGGAAGAGTAGGTTCCAAGCAACACGAAGGGCGATGCAAAGACTCTCTAAGAGTGGCGCTCTGTCTCTTGGAGACTTGAAGGGTGGGCGTAGTACCAGAGTCCTTGTGGCACGATTCCTGCATCGTTCTAGACAGAGCTTCAAGGAAGGAATGGAACAGACCAATCAATATCATAAACCG GTTCTTAAGAGCCCATTACCGTTTGAGCATGAAAGACCTCAAGAACAGATGTCCTTACAAAGTTGTGGAGATCTCAGCACTACATCATCTCTCCGTCGCCTCCTTTCCACAAGTCGGAGGAGGCCCAGACGTCCACAGAGCCTCAATGATACATTCAAAGAGAGTGCAGTTTGA